ATTGGCAACAACCATCCCAAATGCTCCTGCTGTAAATAGAAATTCAATCATTTCTTCACGTGTTGGCTGTAATTTTTCTTTGAGCGCAAATAGTACGCCTGGTACAGTCCCAGCTGATCCAGCTGTTGGTGTTGCACAAATGATTCCCATTGCTGCATTTACTTCGTTTGTTGCAACCGCTTTGCTCACTGCATCCAACATCGTATGACCAGATAAACCTTTTCCGCTCTTCATATACTCTTGTACTTTCACCGCATCTCCGCCAGTTAAACCAGTCGGTGATTTCACACCTTTAATACCACGCTCTACCGCTTGTTCCATCACGACTAAGTTTTTCTCCATGCCTGCAAGTACTTCTTCACGAGAGATACTTCTTGTCTCCATTTCACATTGAATCATAATTTCTGCAATTTTTACATTCTGTTCTTTAGCTTGCGCCACTAGTTCCGCTGCGTTCCGAAACATGGTGTGTCCCCCCTGCAATTAATCCATAATAGTTACTTGACAAATATTAGATTGTCCTTTAATTTCTTCGATAACTTCATCTGCCAACAATTCATCTGTTTCAATGACCATAAGCGCTCTTCTTCCTTTTTCCTTACGTGAGACACTCATCGTACTAATATTAATTTCATGTTTGGCTAGTATAGAAGCTACAGATGCAATCGCTCCAAAGCGATCATTATTTACAATAAGAAGTGCCGGACTTGTTCCTGATAGTTGTAAATCAAACCCATTTAATTCCACCACTTCAATCTTTCCACCACCAATTGAACAAGCGACCACTTCAATCTCCTCTTCTCCTTTATACAAACGAATTCTCGCTGTATTCGGATGTGGTGCATTCGCTTCTTCTTCAATAAAGTCCACTTCAATCCCACGCTCTTTTGCAATTTCTAGCGCACTTGGGATACGTGTATCATCTGTTTCAAATCCTAGTATACCACCAATCAATGCTACATCCGTTCCATGACCACGATATGTTTTTGCAAACGAGCCATATAACGAAATCGTAACTCTTTTTGGTTCATGACGGAAAAGTTGACGAGCAACTTGCCCCATTCTTGCTGCACCTGCTGTATGTGAACTGGACGGCCCAATCATAACTGGACCGATAATATCAAATACTGAGCGATATTTCATCATGATTCCCCCTAAATCTTTTATAAAAAATTGCTACTACTATTCTATTAAGCTGCCGATTCTGTTGCCTTTCCTCCCGTACCACGAATTTGCTCCGCTGTACGAATTGGATAGTTTTTGAATAGAAGTGAGCCAATATATCCTGCAATAATACCAGACACCATAATACATAAGAAACATAGCGTTACTTTCATCGGATCATTAAAACCATACATAACCATAAGTCCGGCAATCGCACCAGCAATAAATCCTGGTAGCAATCCAAATTTTAACACAGAAGCCCCTACAAGCATAGCATAAACAGGTGATACCCCCATTGCTAACGCAACAAGAGTTGCACCAGCTACTCCGCCTAGACTACCTGCTGATTCTCCAAGAAACTAAAGAGTGAAAAAAGACTGAGTACAAATAATAATAATACGGTTCCCTTAATAATCTCCATGATGCCCTCTCTCTTTTAGTCAATTTCGTTTCGTTACGAAAAATGGCTAAAATGCACGCTGTAACTCCCGACGAATTGTAATTTGCCCTCATTATAGCTTGTTTTTTATGAAACGCTTACTTTTGTTGAATTTCAAAGTTTCAGAATTAATTTTTTTTTACTTCTCTTGTAGTAACAATAAGACAAACTATCTATATAACAGTTTTTCAAAATGACCGATGTTATGTGTTTTTCTCATATTCATCTAAAAATCTTAAAATCCCTGTATTAGTTCATATAGATATCAAATGATAACAGTTTCAACTATCTTGTAGAGAAAAAATTTTTTATAAAAAATAAAACAATGGCAAACTTATGTTGCCATTGTTTGTAAAATGTTATCGTTCTACTGGAAAACATTTCAAATCCATAGCTATTTCTGTATTTGCAAACAACAACTGAGCTTCTTGTAACAATTCCTTATATGTATCCGCTTGATAACGCGAACTAATGTGAGTCAATATTAACCGTTTCACATTCGCTTGCAATGCAATACTTGCCGCCTGTTCTGTTGTTGAGTGAAAATAATCATGTGCCTGGATTTCATCTGCTGCTGCAAATGTCGCTTCATGTACAAGTATATCTGCATCTTGCGCAAGGATTTTACTTGCTTCACAATAACGTGTATCCCCTAAAATCGTAATGATTCTTCCTTTTTGAGGTGGACCAATAAAGTCTTTTCCGTGTAAAACCCTTCCATCCTCTAATTCAACTACTTCACCGTCTTTTAAACGTTTAAAGATTGGCCCTGGCTTTACGCCAGCTTCTAGCAGCTTCTCAACAAGGAGATGTCCTTGTATGTCTTTCTCAACGATTCGGTATCCAAAACATTCAATTCCATGTGACAACCTCTTCGTTTCTACATGAAATTGCTTGTCTTCAAAAACAATACCCTCCTCAGTAATTTCTACAATTTCAAGTGGATATTTAACATGTGTTGTACTCACCGATAATGCGACTTCAATGAATTGCTTAATCCCTTTTGGTCCGTATACTGTTAATGGAGTTGTTCCTCCTTGAAAGGAACGACTTCCTAATAAACCAGGTAACCCAAAAATATGATCTCCATGCAAATGTGTAATAAATATTTTTTCAATGCGACGTGGACGCACTGATGTATGTAAAATTTGATGTTGTGTTGCTTCACCACAGTCAAATAACCACGTTTCACCTCGTTCTTCTAACAACTGCAAAGCGATTGCCGAAACATTTCTCCCTTTTGAAGGGACGCCTGCACCAGTTCCTAAAAATACAAATTCCACTTTCTTTCCTCCAGCTCTTTATAGAATCTATCTTTCATCTTACGGAATGTTATTTCAAATGGCAAATGAATTTCTATGAACTACTCATCTAGACAACTATATTAAACGAACGTTAACGATAAAAAAATAGCAATCGTTCGTGTTTTATAGTAAAATAATTGTATTACAAATAAAGGGAGCGTTTAACTATGAAAGAAGTATTTCGTTTACAAACTGATTTTTCATCTTCATTTGATCGCTGGGTAAGTTCTTTCGTGTCTGATCACCCAGCACCACTAGAATGGACGACTTTAAAAGAGTTAATTCATGAATACACCACATCGCATACAAATCGAACGTTACCTGAATACATTTCTTCATCTATCACATATTATGCACAACGTATTTCAACAACAAACAATTCAGAGATTGTGATTTATGAAAATCCTTCCATCTCATAATCTATAAAGTGAAACTTTAATCAGTGTCGCTTCATCCCCCACTGATTATTAGCCCTCACCAACCGGGCTTTTACGGACAGTTGATCCCCAATCTAACTTC
This sequence is a window from Bacillus pseudomycoides DSM 12442. Protein-coding genes within it:
- a CDS encoding DUF3932 family protein, which encodes MKEVFRLQTDFSSSFDRWVSSFVSDHPAPLEWTTLKELIHEYTTSHTNRTLPEYISSSITYYAQRISTTNNSEIVIYENPSIS
- the rnz gene encoding ribonuclease Z, whose translation is MEFVFLGTGAGVPSKGRNVSAIALQLLEERGETWLFDCGEATQHQILHTSVRPRRIEKIFITHLHGDHIFGLPGLLGSRSFQGGTTPLTVYGPKGIKQFIEVALSVSTTHVKYPLEIVEITEEGIVFEDKQFHVETKRLSHGIECFGYRIVEKDIQGHLLVEKLLEAGVKPGPIFKRLKDGEVVELEDGRVLHGKDFIGPPQKGRIITILGDTRYCEASKILAQDADILVHEATFAAADEIQAHDYFHSTTEQAASIALQANVKRLILTHISSRYQADTYKELLQEAQLLFANTEIAMDLKCFPVER
- the sdaAA gene encoding L-serine ammonia-lyase, iron-sulfur-dependent, subunit alpha encodes the protein MFRNAAELVAQAKEQNVKIAEIMIQCEMETRSISREEVLAGMEKNLVVMEQAVERGIKGVKSPTGLTGGDAVKVQEYMKSGKGLSGHTMLDAVSKAVATNEVNAAMGIICATPTAGSAGTVPGVLFALKEKLQPTREEMIEFLFTAGAFGMVVANNACISGAAGGCQAEVGSASGMAAAAAVEMAGGTQEQAATAMAIALKNMLGLVCDPVAGLVEVPCVKRNAAGASNAMIAADLSLAGVTSTIPCDEVIEAMFRIGQTMPVALRETAEGGLAATPTGRRLQEEIFGKSSK
- the sdaAB gene encoding L-serine ammonia-lyase, iron-sulfur-dependent subunit beta — protein: MKYRSVFDIIGPVMIGPSSSHTAGAARMGQVARQLFRHEPKRVTISLYGSFAKTYRGHGTDVALIGGILGFETDDTRIPSALEIAKERGIEVDFIEEEANAPHPNTARIRLYKGEEEIEVVACSIGGGKIEVVELNGFDLQLSGTSPALLIVNNDRFGAIASVASILAKHEINISTMSVSRKEKGRRALMVIETDELLADEVIEEIKGQSNICQVTIMD